In the Sorghum bicolor cultivar BTx623 chromosome 4, Sorghum_bicolor_NCBIv3, whole genome shotgun sequence genome, AGCAAATAGACTCAACTTTGAGTCAGCTCACCAACACCTCACGCACCCAGTCGAGGTAAGGGCCAAATAGAAAAATGTGAAGAAGTACAAACAGTTCGTCAAAACTACTCACGCCAAAAATGGAGGTAGGGGAAACTTAGACGACAAAATTTTGGCTAAATATGATAGTATGTTACATGTATAGCTTGGAGAAAAGTGTTGGAACAACAAATAAGAATGAAATCAACATTCAAAGGCACCTCGCTATTGAGCCGCGCGCAGGGCCATCCTCTGCTAGGAGCCGTCTAACTGAGGCACCGTGAATGCAAGAGTGTCGCCCATTGAGGTAAGATTACTGTCGACAACCGCTATGCTGGGGTACGGGGAGGGCGATGGGAGCCCCGCCACCGTCTGCAGAGTTATGTTAACACTTAGACCTTTCTGTATTTTTTCTCAAGATTATCAAAGACAATAACTTCCTTTCAAAATATGCTAAGAAAATCATAAATCTAGTTACATACGAGATATAAAATGTGTGACATGTAACTTTTAAATTCTGTTGTTATGTAGATCCGGAATAATTTttcaataaaataaaataaataaatccggTTAATATAAGCCTACCTCGCCCTATGGGTGGATCAGCCTAAGGGGCCGGGGCTTGATAAGCTAGCTGGATAAGTTAAGGGAGCTAGAGATGCCTTGAGACACACTACAACCTTGTTCTTTGTCCTGCCATGCATCCCGTCCCCTGGTGACCCTTCCAAAGCAGCAGGCAGCGACGCACCCATCACATCGCTAATTCGCCGTTTGTCTGAATCATgagaacaaacaaatcaaagctAGACTTCTGATGATGCGTGCTGCCCTTGTTTGTTTATAAATTATATATAATACTATAACCCATGGGGCAATGTAATCGGGAGGAGTCCAGGAATATTATTGTATCTCCAAGCATGCTACCCTTGCTAGCTTCTTCGAAACACTTAAAAAATATGGGTAACAGTAGTGCACCACAGGGCTTGCTGTTTCTACTACagtttcttcttcctcttctcatGTTGCAGTTGCAGGGGACCTAGGGATCCAGGACTGAGGCGTGTGACGTAccgtctttttttttctttgacatGATCGAGATTGCCAAATTTCGTTGTTTTATGTGATGTCATTAACGGTCAAAATTGTTGCTAATACCGATGGTTCGTACTGGGTCCGGATCATGTGCGTGGTTCCATTTAGAATCTGTTCTTGAGATGTGAAATGCCGTTAAGCAGTAGTACTTGTACCTCATTGTAAAAGTGGAGCTTTTTGCTCACAGTAAGATCACACTCAGACTTGCCTGAACTACTGACCTCCACTCCACCAGTTCTACTACACCTTCACCTTTTACATGTAGCCCAAAAGTAGCAAAAGATGATTCCTTCGTTCTTTTCTGCTATTATGGACTAGAAGAAAGCACTACCTTGCAATAGATGGCAAGTGGGGATTCTTGTACTAACAAAAATTGATGCCCAGTGCTAAAGCTGCAGCTTCAAGGCATGCCTGCGTCTTCTTCTTGGATACCAAATGCAGTCGTGATATTGGCGCGGCATGAGAAGCCTGGGAATAGGGAAGCGGACAGAGCTGTTTGGTGCTCAATTTGAGTTGTTGTTCTGCATTCATTccatgcatcatcatgattcGCGAGATCCTCTTTGTCTTTCTCTGTCTCTCGGCTCATTCGCTCAGCCCTGATGCCATGGCATGATGAGCATCAGCAAGGAGTTGGACTTGCCTGCTCTATCTGAGACCTTTTGATCTTTTTTAGCAATCTGCCAGGGATATGTTATTATGATGTCACAATGCAAGACGCCAAGAGCAACCCAACAGTCCATATGAATCCTTGAGAACACGACTGCTATCTCTTGCATCCCCGTGCCTGAATTTCATCCCGGGAATGTTCCAGGCGCGCGCTCAGTTTACCTGCCATGAATAACTGAAACCATTTAGGACCGCGTGGTTTACTCGGCAACCTGCATCAGTGACCATGATCAAATCAAATTCTTGCCTAGCAATATAGTAAACCTTATCCTCTTGGATGGTGATCTGCTGACGTGCACTGCAAATCTGCAATGCGGCCGGCCAACGACTCTCGGGTAGTCAATTGCTTGATCCGTGTACGGGGTGTGGTGTAACGAAACACCTGGTACGATGCGGAGAAACAACACGTGATGTTCCTTTCCTGAAGATTAAACAAAAATTACTGTCGTAATCGCCTTTCTGAATCGAGGGTTTACTACAACAATGTTATTACCTCTACCTCTACTGATCTATCGCTTGCAAGAGCAGATACATCAAATCCAGGCGACGTGACGCGTTCGCATGTGACCTAACTATCCGTGACATCATCACCGTTGCCCAGTGAGTCCCAGATGCTGCCAGCCACAGACCCATACGGAAGATGAAGGAAACGCGGTTGACTAAAATGACTGCAGCTTCATCGTTCTGGTCTTAAGTATCCAGTCCATGCAAGTTATATATATGACTATGTAATGTATGTATCCGTGTGTGAGAGAGCTTTATTTGTGAAACTTGAAAGTACAAGTAAATTACGAGTCAAACATGTCTGCAAAGACGGCAAAATTGTTGTTCACCAACAAGAACGTGCACATCCTAATCGGGGACGGTGGAAAGAGGAAAAGCAGGTGTCCGTGCGCCTTTTTTTCAGTTTTTGGACAGGTGGAAAAAGGCAGAGATGTTGGTACTGGTAAGTTCGTAGGTGATCGACGTTTTACGTAGGCTTGGGATCAGAGAAAAAGGGGTCAGCGTTTCACTTTGCCTTTTTTGTTTGTCGACGATGTCTTTGGTTTTGTGCCGTGGATGCCACGTTTAAGTGAAGCTTATGCGAGAATGCTGTTGGTGATGCGTAGAATCCGTATAGCAATTTCTGGGTTGAACACGGTAACCAGTGACATATGAGGTGAAGTAATAATAAGTGTTGTTTTATTTTGGAACTGTAGATTTCGTGGGCGTGCGGCGTGCCCATTAGGAATGTCATAGTCTGTCATAACTTTACTGTTTCGAGGGAATTGTTTAGTGTAAACAGGTATTgattatttaaattttctactctTACCAAACACAAAGATCAGAGTGGCGCAGCGGAAGCGTGGTGGGCCCATAACCCACAGGTCCCAGGATCGAAACctggctctgataaatttgttTTGATGTTTTTTCAGTTTTTCTGGCTCTGATAATTTTTTTCATGTTTTTCAAATTTTTTACCTCTGATTTTTTTGATGTtttttaaatttgttttgtcTCTTGTTTCCTCCTTTCAAATTCAGTTCAGCTTCTCTCGTTACCCCTTTCAGAAGTCAATTCTAaacccttttttttttgttaattcCGTCCCTTGTTTCCATTTCAACTTCAATTCAGACAATCCTAATCTGTTTTTTTTTGGGTTAATTCCATCCATTGTTTCCCCTTTGAATTGCAATTCAGTCACTTCTAAAGTCTcaactgtttttttttctttggttaATTCTGCTCTGTTCCGGCGTCCCTGGTTTCCTCCTTCCAATTTCAAAGTCATTCTACTAAACTTGCCGGCTGGCCGCAACTGCGAGCCCCTTCGCCGTGCACCCTCAGCATCAGCAGACCTTGATCCATGGCATTCACCAAGATGCTATCAGGCAAGCCAGTGGAAAAATCgctcactagcttgcacatCCGGTGTCCATTCCTTCAAGGCTCCATTCAGCAAAGCTCAAGTCAGGAATGCAGTATTCAGAGCTAAGGCAGAGGCAGCCAAAGCctttgataaaaaaaaaaggagctAAGGCAGGCACAGGTACTTCTACACATCATCTCGCAAACGTAATAGGCATGTATGCAGATCGATGACAAGGAGATCATACATCCCATTTGATTTATTTTCTTCCTATAAATTTGAATCGTTCATACATCATACACACTCAGTTAACCAACACAGTAGCCAGATGTTATACATCATACACACTCAGTTACTCAAGCAGTAGCCAGATGTTATTGAGATTGAAACAGATGGGGGGACAAGCAGCTTCTGTTACTTAAACTGATATTACATCATAACATCGTCAGACATCTCTAAAATTTCTTGCACACAAACAATGACGTCGACAGCTAAAACAAAATGCCGTCCCAGTCATGAGTCATGGCTGTGTTAGCCGCATCGGTACAGGCGGTATGTCATCGCAATTAGTCTCAATCTCAACATAAGAAAGGCAAGAGAATGCTTCTATTGAAGCATTGATGACCGGTAATCAAATCATGTGTGTCTGACTATATGTACAAGCTGCCACACCCAGGAGTACATCATTCCAAGGCCACAATAGAATGACACCATTATGAGAGGTAGGAAGGGGAGCCTCTCGCCAAATACATGATGGTGAAACACTCGAGACCATAATTCTATACCTGCAATTCCCAGAAGATAGCTTAACCCAATCCATCCAATGATGCCATTCTTCTTCACTGTGCTGCCTGACCGATTTACTTTCTTTCCTTCTAGGTCAGAATTTGCAGCAAAATGGGATGTAAAACCTACCCACATGAGGGCGGCGTAGGTCAGCAGCAGCATCACCTTTATCAGGTACTCTTGGTTCTCAAACAACAGCGGGAATAGAGAGTAGCATGAAACTGCAGACACAAATTTTTTTAAGCAAATGATTAATTGGCAATTAGCCAGGTTTATCACATTTCTGACATGACAATCATAATACTAGTTAAAAAACATAATATGGGAATAAAACAGATACTGATTACTGAGGTGGGCAAAATCATAAAAGAATCTTTTTTTCCTGGCCAGAAAAGGCACCCAAAGACGTTGCTTCAAGAAATGTCAAAAGTGGAACAAAGTTAACATTGAACTGTAACCAAGAGCAAAACATACCTATGGACAACAAAAAGTAATGCCTGGAATCGTTCAAGCTATCCATGGCAATTAGGGCAAGCGGGATAGTGAAATGAAGTGATGCCTTCTCATGTACATGCCATCCAAACATAAACCCACATGTGCATGCATATGAGACCCATCTAATAATATGCTTTGGTTGAGGATTAGAGAATGCTTTGATAAGACAAGGAGCCATGGCAAGAATGACCAATAAGAATGTAGCAATTGGGGTGACCTGCAATCCATTAAGTTCACAGATGTGAAACCATAAACCCATCATGTTTCATTGGAATTGGAATAAACAAGGCAGAATGGATGGTGGAAGAAAGAACCTTCGGAAGAACAGCGAAAGGAGACGAATCACCAACGAGTCCCCCAGTAAACGAAGCTTCAGGTATGGCAATATTAAAGCCTAGTCTTCTAAGAAGAAATGCAAGAATCTTGTCAAGTATAATATAGAATACCCAAAAGTTTGgggcccagtaagcatggcatAGGCCTCGCCCAAAGGGAAACAATCGGTTAATTAGTTGTTGCATCTGCAAAATCATAGAGCAGTAAGAATTGTAGTCATGTTAAAACAATACCACATTTATACATGTGAATATATTGACTATTGAGAGGATTTTTTTTCACAATAGCAAAGGCATATATTACAGACAATGTTGTATCACACCCCTTGCAAAGTGAAACAAAGAATAAAACATGCTAGACACATGGGTATATATTGCTAAAGGTTGGCGCTAAACTTCCTACAAAGTTCAGTATATCCAATCCCTTGCATCGAAGAGTGTAAAGCTACTTCTTTTTGTACAGACTTTATTGTTTCTTATTGTTAATATATAATCAATAGAGGCTAGACCTCCTATTCTTTCAAATAAACAAAACACAAAAAAGATGCAGAGCACTGAAAATTCATATATCTACAGGTTACATTGGCACAGGGCATTAGCAGTACATTGGTAAAACTTGTATGAAAACACTATTTAGCTCAGAGGTTGCAGACGGACGAGGTTAACATGGTCTTACTAAGACAAACTCCATGGTTTTGATGCAAGCTTAAACACATAAGAAAATTTGACAAAACAGCTACACAGTGCGCTACTAACTTATAAGCCTTCTCTACAGGATTCAGCATCAAATTAATTGAATTAACTGCAGAAAGATTGCAAATATTACATACAATGTTTGTATTACAGGGAATAAAATCACGAAGCCAAACTGCAAATAAAACTGGTATGCCATATTGACTAAAGTGGAATGCCAAAATTCCGATGAGGTTGAAGTTTACCAATACCCACTAGTGTTTAAGAGTGCAGAGTTCTAAACATTCAAATATCGATTCCAGGAATTCAATAGCTCATTTGACAAAAAAGATTAATAGTGCAAAATGCAGAATTGACATGATTGGTTAGCTGTATGGAAACATTATTTTTTATTCAGAGCTTACAGAAATAACAAGATTAGCAGAAAAAAATTACTAAGTTAAACTCCACTGCAATTATCACAACTAAAACCAATAGTTCACTGGCGGAGCTACACAAGCTGAAACAGCTCCAGCCCCTAAGTAAGAAATTGAGCAACATGGTGCATTGGTGCTTTACTCAAGTTTAAACCTCCTCTATCAGATTTAATGTCAAATTAACTGAATTAGCTGCATTACTCACCATGTCTAAACTGTTCACAGATCACAAGCCTCATTTCCTACTTTCATCAGAAACTAGATGTTTACCAATAAGTACTGTATGGAGATAGCCAAGATACGAACAATTTGTTGAACCCAAAACTTCAATTAACCAGATTCACTCACCTGACCATAGTACACAAAGGGCACAAATGCTGCAGCAAAAACAGCAGCCACTCCAGAGCCCATCAGCACGAGCCTTCCCAGCCCCTTCACAACACCCCGGCCACAGCAATAATGCCGGaacagatacataaagtacacCGGCGCTGCCACGAGGAACAGGTGCTTCGAGCAGAGCAAACTTGCGAACACGACTCCCCCGGCAAGATCCCACCCCTGCTCGAGGAAGTGCAACGAGAGTAGCAGCAGCCCCATGAGGAATCCATTGTACTGGAAGTGGACATGGTCGACAGCGAGCAGCGCCGGCGACCATAGGACGAGCGCGAGAGCGAGGAACGGCCGCTGCTTCCGCCGCGCGTCCCTCGCCAGTAAGAGGACGGaaccgaggaggaggaggtcggaGAAAGCGACAGTGAGGCGGAGGTAGAGGAGATGCGCGAAGGGCGGCGCGTCGGGCACGGGGACTGAGACGAGGGCGGCGTCGACGAGCGGCGCGGGGAGGGAGAGGATGCGGGAGAAGTAGGCGAAGAAAGGCGGGTAGTCGAGCGTCCACTGGGAGGAGGCGTCGGTGTACCACTGCCGCGCGGGGAGCGCGTGCGTGAGGGCGAGCCAGTAGCGGTGAACGTCGAAGTCGGTGGAGCGGTAAGTGGGGACGAGGAGGAGCTTCACGCAGGTGGCGGCAGCGAAGGCCcaggccaccgccaccgccgccgccggcgacggcgaggtgGTGTAGGCCATCAGGGCTGGGTGGTTCACTGGTTCGGGTTCAGATCTGGGGAACGGCAAATCGAGTCGCGACGCCGCGTTGTACGGGTCCTCGTGTTTGTTCACTTTGTTGGGCCGCTACAGAGTGGGCCGAGTTTTCGTGCCATGACTGCCGTCGGCGGATTCCATTCCATTTTGGGTCGGCGGCGCCAGAGCCCGTGTCAGTGTGCCGGGCCAAGGCCCGGAGACGGAGACGATGAGCCGGCGATGGGTGTGGGGCGTGGCAAAGCGGAGCACGCCGAGGACTGGAGGAAGGTGCAGTGGTACGCGTTTGGCAGACGCCCGTTCCCAGCCGGACAGGGAGtttatctcaaaaaaaaaaggacggGGAGTTGGGCCTTCAACACAAACACAGGGCACAAATGGCAGAAATGGGCCTGTATTTGGATCGCGCGCGCGATTGGCAAATGAGCCCTCGTCCACGGTGCGCCCACGGCTACCTGTTCGGAACATTCAGATCGTTGTTTTGTTAGGCGACTTCGCGCCAAAATTACACCAGCTCGCTGccacttcttttcttttttgcgACTCACTGATTTTCATATTATCATGGGACAACCAGGTTACGGTCATCGATCAACAGGTTACCCACACAAGCTGGAGCCGAGTGCCACACAACCAGCCTATTGGTACCTGAGACCTGCTTTGCCAACATATCAGCAACACGGTTACATGATCTAGGGGGAAAAGGCAGTTCTGAAATCAGGAAAACAAAGACTAGTATCTCTACACTCCTTGATGATCGCTGCCACTTCTTGCTCAGAATTCAGACACGGTTTCATTCACATTAGGCTGTCATTGAATGGCTTAAGCCATTCAGGACCATCGATGAACGCCGTCGTCAGAAATGGCTGAGCTTGCATCTTGTTCAACTTCCGGGCGTAAGAGACCCTGCCGGCCATGTTGGCTCCATCTCCGGTGCAGTCGAACTCACCGTAAAACACCGTGCTGAAGGTACACACATGAATCGTTAGCGGCTGTTAACATAAGTTGAAAAGAAGACGTGAGTTGAAAATGATTACTTGTTTCTCTGGGGATCTCCCCAGTTGTCCCTAGAGATGAGCAACGGGCCGGCCCGGCACGGCCCGGCACG is a window encoding:
- the LOC8078384 gene encoding probable dolichyl pyrophosphate Glc1Man9GlcNAc2 alpha-1,3-glucosyltransferase yields the protein MAYTTSPSPAAAVAVAWAFAAATCVKLLLVPTYRSTDFDVHRYWLALTHALPARQWYTDASSQWTLDYPPFFAYFSRILSLPAPLVDAALVSVPVPDAPPFAHLLYLRLTVAFSDLLLLGSVLLLARDARRKQRPFLALALVLWSPALLAVDHVHFQYNGFLMGLLLLSLHFLEQGWDLAGGVVFASLLCSKHLFLVAAPVYFMYLFRHYCCGRGVVKGLGRLVLMGSGVAAVFAAAFVPFVYYGQMQQLINRLFPFGRGLCHAYWAPNFWVFYIILDKILAFLLRRLGFNIAIPEASFTGGLVGDSSPFAVLPKVTPIATFLLVILAMAPCLIKAFSNPQPKHIIRWVSYACTCGFMFGWHVHEKASLHFTIPLALIAMDSLNDSRHYFLLSIVSCYSLFPLLFENQEYLIKVMLLLTYAALMWVGFTSHFAANSDLEGKKVNRSGSTVKKNGIIGWIGLSYLLGIAGIELWSRVFHHHVFGERLPFLPLIMVSFYCGLGMMYSWVWQLVHIVRHT